The Pochonia chlamydosporia 170 chromosome 1, whole genome shotgun sequence genome window below encodes:
- a CDS encoding ribosomal protein S15 precursor-like protein (similar to Metarhizium acridum CQMa 102 XP_007809939.1): MPPRLEVLQRLGTVNLCLRPAARPATPNFLPVIQTANLSQRERKRKAKQDPYKWAQAQQRKNANLKRREELQKQRDEAWGNPVLGKTTPFLESLDTAGQVGLSEVFRDPSGNALQTPHELPTTPGLRNHFLTDAELEEATKHAFTLSKPMTGIVSDQFSNASPNEAIEKHKQDHAKAIEALKRITSLRNGSGKDRFHANVRRLVDEFGRHKTDKFLEPRPQSISPNTTPMPARAGPDTGSSEVQIAILTAKIRTLSKALQINRGYKDHHNKRNLRLLVHRRQKLLAYMERKERGSERWTHMIEKLGLTPATWKGQIDL; the protein is encoded by the exons ATGCCGCCTAGATTAGAGGTGCTGCAGCGCCTGGGCACTGTCAATC TGTGTCTTCGGCCGGCGGCTCGACCAGCGACTCCCAACTTCCTCCCCGTCATCCAGACGGCCAATCTATCACAACGAGAGAGGAAGCGCAAGGCGAAGCAGGATCCGTACAAGTGGGCACAAGCGCAGCAACGGAAAAACGCTAACCTCAAGCGTCGCGAGGAGCTGCAGAAGCAGAGAGACGAGGCATGGGGCAACCCCGTGCTGGGGAAGACGACACCGTTCCTCGAGTCCCTTGATACTGCTGGCCAGGTTGGCCTCAGTGAAGTATTCCGAGACCCAAGCGGCAATGCTCTCCAAACACCCCATGAGCTGCCGACGACGCCTGGTCTCCGAAACCACTTCCTCACCGATGCCgagttggaagaagccaCCAAACACGCCTTTACCCTCAGCAAGCCCATGACGGGCATCGTCAGCGACCAATTCAGCAATGCGTCGCCCAATGAAGCCATTGAAAAACACAAGCAGGATCACGCCAAGGCGATAGAGGCCTTGAAACGCATCACCTCGTTGCGAAACGGCAGCGGCAAGGACCGCTTTCACGCCAATGTTCGCCGGCTCGTTGATGAGTTTGGGCGCCACAAGACGGACAAGTTCCTGGAACCAAGGCCGCAATCCATTTCGCCGAATACGACACCCATGCCTGCGCGTGCTGGCCCGGATACGGGCAGCTCCGAGGTCCAGATTGCCATCCTCACGGCAAAGATTCGAACATTGTCCAAGGCCCTTCAGATTAACAGAGGGTACAAGGACCATCATAATAAGCGAAACTTGAGATTGTTGGTTCACCGTCGACAAAAGCTCTTGGCCTATatggagagaaaggagaGGGGAAGCGAGCGATGGACGCATATGATTGAGAAGCTGGGCCTCACGCCAGCTACCTGGAAGGGCCAGATCGACTTGTAA
- a CDS encoding vacuolar ATP synthase subunit d (similar to Aspergillus terreus NIH2624 XP_001213242.1), with protein sequence MEGLFFNVNNGYVEGIVRGYRNGLLTGSAYNNLTQCETIDDLKLQLGPAYGDFLASLPPNPSTSSLAAKTTDKLVSEFRYVRANAVGSLAKFMDYVTYGYMIDNVALLITGTLHERDTRELLERCHPLGWFETMPVLCVATNIEELYNSVLIETPLAAYFKGSLSHQDLDELNIEIVRNTLYKNYLEDFHNFVNTHPDMAGTPTADVMSEILEFEADRRAINITLNSFGTELSKADRKKLYPNFGKLYPEGTLMLSRADDAEGVRLAVDGVHDYKTFFEAASLGGSSGPGNMGGGASDGKTLEDMFYQKEMEISKSAFTRQFTYAIVYAWVKLREQEIRNITWIAECIAQNQKDRIGNFISVF encoded by the exons ATGGAGGGTCTGTTCTTTAACGTCAACAATGG CTATGTCGAGGGCATCGTCCGAGGCTACCGCAATGGCCTGCTCACAGGCTCAGCTTACAACAATTTGACCCAGTGTGAAACTATCGATG ATCTTAAGCTTCAACTGGGTCCTGCGTACGGCGACTTCCTTGCCTCCCTGCCACCTAACccgtcaacatccagccTTGCCGCCAAGACGACAGACAAGCTTGTCTCCGAATTTCGATATGTTCGAGCGAATGCTGTTGGATCACTAGCGAAGTTCATGGACTACGTCACCTACGGCTACATGATTGACAACGTCGCCCTTCTTATCACTGGTACTCTTCATGAGCGAGATACCCGCGAGCTGCTAGAGAGATGCCATCCTTTGGGATGGTTCGAGACAATGCCCGTCCTTTGCGTTGCCACAAATATTGAAGAACTTTATAACAGCGTTTTAATCGAGACACCCCTTGCAGCATATTTCAAGGGCAGCTTGAGCCACCAAGACCTGGACGAGCTCAACATTGAGATTGTACGAAACACGCTGTACAAGAACTACCTCGAAGACTTCCATAACTTTGTCAACACACATCCTGACATGGCTGGGACGCCAACAGCAGACGTCATGTCGGAGATTCTCGAGTTTGAGGCCGATCGcagagccatcaacatcacgcTCAACTCGTTTGGTACCGAGTTGTCCAAGGCAGACCGCAAGAAGCTCTATCccaactttggcaagctgTACCCCGAAGGCACTCTAATGCTCTCTCGTGCAGACGACGCCGAGGGTGTCCGCTTGGCTGTCGACGGTGTTCATGACTATAAGACTTTCTTTGAGGCTGCTTCCCTAGGTGGCTCATCTGGACCAGGTAACATGGGCGGTGGTGCCTCCGACGGGAAGACCTTGGAGGACATGTTCTATCAGAAAGAGATGGAGATTTCAAAGAGCGCTTTCACCAGGCAATTCACGTATGCCATTGTTTATGCATGGGTAAAGCTACGAGAACAG GAAATCCGAAACATCACATGGATTGCCGAATGCATAGCTCAAAACCAAAAGGATCGCATTGGCAACTTTATTAGCGTGTTTTGA
- a CDS encoding anaphase promoting complex subunit 10 (similar to Metarhizium acridum CQMa 102 XP_007809935.1) codes for MDIARGSRRARHVAANAAAADADVDNDRDHDHERQEQRRRESAGRAITTPGTTVIDSAQTPELRYDLNSALRGEAPRVVRRQHVAGTGYSRTPEEGSREAGAAPHPFRLHRTAHYTSTRLSMPYDSEDSGSEPDLSILAMARGRHPMADQTRTTNTMTYDDDGPSQEQYEVEDTSIGEQVEEEADEEGDEDQEIVNLVDPATIGLKEISNLGRFTVSSHKPGNGVEELRSDDLKLYWQSDGPQPHKLTVYFVKRVGIRDIRFFVDYTEDESYTPTKIVFKSGTSENNLIEFATMTMDSPVGWQQVPIAGAGGEPDGNTLVSYVLQMQILENHQNGKDTHLRGIKIYAFDADAAQAGRESAADEGTETGTRTGRFDTGDRLGDIVRELAAARLEGGEAGFSIPDFMREPEIR; via the exons ATGGACATTGCGCGTGGATCGCGCCGAGCCCGCCATGTAgctgccaatgctgctgccGCAGACGCAGACGTAGACAATGACCGTGATCATGACCATGAACGGCAGGAGCAACGACGACGGGAATCCGCTGGTCGTGCCATAACCACGCCCGGGACAACGGTGATTGATTCTGCGCAGACGCCTGAATTGCGGTACGATTTGAATTCTGCGCTGAGAGGTGAGGCGCCGCGTGTTGTGAGGAGGCAGCACGTTGCTGGTACGGGTTATTCGAGGACACCGGAGGAGGGATCGCGGGAGGCGGGTGCTGCACCGCATCCGTTTCGTTTGCATAGGA CCGCTCACTACACAAGCACAAGACTCAGCATGCCATACGACTCAGAAGACTCCGGCTCCGAGCCAGACCTCAGCATTCTCGCCATGGCTAGAGGCCGTCACCCCATGGCAGACCAAACAAGAACCACTAACACCATGACctacgacgacgacggccCGTCACAAGAACAGTACGAAGTCGAAGACACCAGCATCGGAGAACAGGTAGAGGAAGAAGCCGACGAAGAGGGAGACGAAGACCAAGAAATCGTCAACCTAGTCGACCCTGCAACCATTGGACTCAAGGAGATTTCCAACCTCGGCAGGTTCACCGTCAGCAGCCACAAGCCTGGAAACGGGGTAGAAGAGCTACGCAGCGATGACCTCAAACTGTACTGGCA GTCGGATGGCCCGCAGCCGCACAAACTAACAGTCTACTTCGTCAAGAGGGTCGGTATCCGCGACATCCGCTTCTTCGTCGACTACACCGAGGACGAGTCCTACACGCCCACCAAAATCGTCTTCAAGTCAGGCACAAGCGAGAACAACCTCATTGAGTTTGCGACCATGACCATGGACAGCCCCGTGGGGTGGCAGCAGGTTCCGATTGCGGGGGCGGGAGGCGAGCCAGACGGGAATACGTTGGTGTCGTATgtcttgcagatgcagatACTGGAGAATCACCAGAATGGAAAGGACACGCACTTGAGGGGGATAAAGATATATGCGTTTGATGCGGATGCCGCACAGGCGGGGAGGGAGAGTGCTGCGGATGAGGGTACCGAGACGGGGACGCGGACGGGGCGGTTTGATACGGGGGATAGGTTGGGTGATATTGTGAGGGAGTTGGCGGCCGCGAGGTTGGAGGGTGGGGAGGCTGGGTTTTCGATTCCGGATTTTATGAGGGAACCTGAGATTCGATGA
- a CDS encoding nucleolar protein NOP58 (similar to Aspergillus terreus NIH2624 XP_001213241.1), with protein sequence MSLFVLAETPAGYGLFKAADKKMFKNEDLAAELGRPEKLVEMLKLKKFVKFDSAAMALEEAASLKEGKVPELLTSLLEDLKGEKKASLAVADMKLGTSISNLPQFNISAVSGSETMDVFRGIREHLSSLIPGLEQEIVDRMSLGLSHSMSRHKLKFSAEKVDSMIIQAVKLIDDMDKELNVYAMRTKEWYGWHFPEMAKILNDNLAYARVILTVGMRTNIADSDLSEILPEEVEVAIKAAAEISMGTEITEEDLDNIKLLADQVIRYSEYRAQLSSYLETRMRAIAPNLTALVGYLVGARLIAHAGSLISLAKSPGSTIQILGAEKALFRALKTKHDTPKYGLIYHSSLIGQATGRNKGKIARMLSAKAALGLRVDALGGDDEEQDEDERAILGLSNRIKLENHLRKLEGKPPLPKGANVAPSGEIVGAGAFILKETRRYNTDADGVTEEQVNGDSSSKKEKKSKDKKKPKIEVVEEDSDDEMKDAAADDSDDDDATTPAAKVPKLSSEEYERLAEAAGLSVKKFKRKYERGDVQLNSDGTPKVFSKKELKKLRKAEAAAQSTPSKSAAEPTPEKKKKRKHNDDEEVESSKKDKKQKKKKRHSDAE encoded by the exons ATGTCTCTCTTCGTTCTTGCCGAGACGCCGGCAGG CTATGGCCTGTTCAAGGCTGCCGACAAGAAAATGTTCAAGAATGAGGACCTGGCTGCCGAACTTGGACGGCCCGAGAAGTTGGTCGAAAT GCTCAAATTGAAAAAGTTTGTCAAGTTCGACAGCGCCGCCATGGCCCTCGAAGAAGCCGCGTCTCTCAAGGAGGGCAAAGTCCCCGAACTCCTCACATCTCTGTTGGAAGATCTCaagggcgagaagaaggcctCACTCGCCGTTGCCGACATGAAGTTGGGTAcctccatttccaacttGCCCCAGTTCAACATCTCCGCCGTGTCTGGATCTGAAACCATGGATGTCTTCCGAGGCATTCGTGAGCATCTCTCATCGCTCATCCCTGGATTGGAGCAGGAAATCGTCGATCGCATGTCGCTCGGTCTCTCTCACTCGATGTCCCGCCACAAGCTCAAGTTCTCCGCCGAAAAGGTCGACTCTATGATTATCCAggctgtcaagttgattgATGATATGGACAAGGAACTGAACGTCTACGCTATGCGAACCAAGGAATGGTACGGCTGGCACTTCCctgaaatggccaaaatTCTCAACGACAACCTTGCCTACGCTCGTGTCATTCTGACCGTTGGTATGCGAACCAACATTGCCGACAGCGACTTGTCTGAGATCCTCCCCGAGGAGGTCGAGGTCGCCATCAAGGCCGCCGCCGAAATCAGCATGGGTACAGAAATCACTGAGGAAGATTTGGACAACATCAAGCTTCTGGCCGATCAGGTTATTCGCTACTCTGAGTACCGCGCCCAGCTCTCTTCCTACCTTGAGACCCGTATGCGGGCCATCGCCCCCAACCTGACTGCCCTGGTCGGTTACCTTGTCGGAGCCAGGCTCATCGCTCACGCCGGTTCCCTCATCAGCCTGGCGAAGTCCCCCGGTTCCACCATCCAGATCTTGGGTGCTGAGAAGGCACTCTTCCGAGCCCTCAAGACCAAGCACGATACCCCCAAGTATGGTTTGATCTACCACTCTTCCCTTATTGGTCAGGCCACCGGCCGCAACAAGGGTAAGATTGCCCGTATGCTGTCTGCCAAGGCGGCCCTCGGTCTGCGTGTTGACGctcttggtggtgatgatgaggagcaggatgaggatgagcgaGCCATCCTCGGTCTCAGCAACCGCATCAAGTTGGAAAACCACCTCCGAAAGCTCGAGGGCAAGCCACCCCTGCCCAAGGGCGCCAATGTTGCCCCATCAGGTGAGattgttggtgctggtgcatTCATTCTCAAGGAGACCCGACGATACAACACCGACGCCGACGGTGTCACTGAGGAGCAAGTCAACGGCGACTCCTCTtccaagaaggagaagaagtccaaggacaagaagaagccaaagatTGAAGTCGTCGAGGAGGACTCAGACGACGAGATGAAGgacgccgccgccgacgacagtgacgacgacgatgccacAACTCccgccgccaaggtcccCAAGCTGTCAAGTGAAGAGTACGAGCGCCTCGCCGAAGCCGCCGGCCTGTCAGTCAAGAAGTTCAAGCGAAAGTACGAACGTGGCGACGTCCAGCTCAACTCCGACGGCACCCCCAAGGTCTTCAGCAAAAAGGAACTCAAGAAGCTGCGCAAGGCCGAGGCCGCCGCCCAATCCACACCCTCAAAGTCCGCCGCCGAGCCCACCCccgaaaagaagaagaagagaaagcacaacgacgacgaagaggtcGAGTCCtccaaaaaggacaagaagcagaagaagaagaagcgccaCTCCGACGCCGAGTAG
- a CDS encoding 2OG-Fe(II) oxygenase superfamily protein (similar to Colletotrichum graminicola M1.001 XP_008095112.1), with amino-acid sequence MYCRFVSHSAAIFALLLSTYAQDQVPLSGEYKCEDPPYQVHIVSKSPLVMYLENFMTSDERRHLLELADGNFKHSAVAQNSSSTIHAVRTSQSTSLQRSPIVQCLEQRALNLHGLDIHTANMEPIQLVKYAPTERYHFHTDWFTDEQHALASMGGNRASSIFGYVKVDGVLGGGTNFPFLEPKSGEWCRFVDCDEEYEAGVTFRPVEGNAVFWENMVDLGKGWRVGDERVLHAGLPVVRGEKVGMNIWVREGRVPDEVRGV; translated from the exons ATGTATTGCAGATTTGTTTCGCACAGCGCGGCGATATTCGCACTCCTGCTCTCAACCTATGCACAGGACCAGGTTCCTCTCTCTGGCGAATATAAATGCGAGGATCCGCCATATCAGGTTCACATTGTCAGTAAATCGCCACTAGTGATGTATCTCGAGAACTTTATGACGTCTGATGAACGAAGACACCTTTTGGAATTAGC CGacggcaacttcaagcaCTCGGCCGTAGCACAAAACTCATCTTCAACGATACACGCCGTTCGCACATCCCAATCCACATCACTACAACGTTCCCCCATAGTCCAATGCCTAGAACAGCGTGCCTTGAAcctccatggccttgacatcCACACCGCCAACATGGAGCCCATCCAGCTTGTAAAGTATGCCCCCACGGAACGATACCACTTTCACACAGATTGGTTCACGGACGAGCAGCACGCGCTGGCTTCCATGGGAGGAAACAgggcatcatccatcttcgGATACGTCAAGGTGGATGGTgttcttggcggcggcacGAATTTCCCGTTTCTGGAGCCAAAGTCCGGTGAGTGGTGTAGGTTTGTAGACTGCGATGAGGAGTACGAGGCGGGTGTTACGTTTCGGCCCGTGGAGGGGAATGCGGTGTTTTGGGAGAATATGGTTGATTTGGGGAAGGGATGGAGGGTTGGGGATGAGAGGGTTTTGCATGCGGGTTTGCCGGTGGTGAGGGGGGAGAAGGTTGGGATGAATATTTGGGTGAGGGAGGGGAGGGTTCCTGATGAGGTGAGGGGGGTGTGA
- a CDS encoding SPFH domain / band 7 family domain-containing protein, which yields MAQVNGGGSSAGKAAAPAYDSQPKMNVEPPRQEDLQQSYATLIGNDPNPKGWYGAMINTLGACIGTLGAIPVCFCCPNPYKNVNQGNVGLITKFGRFYKAVDPGLVKVNPLSERLLQIDVKIQTSEVPEQICMTKDNVTLRLTSVIYYHIVAPHKAAFGISNVRQALLERTQTTLRHVIGARVLQDVIERREEIADSIREIIEDVAAGWGVQVESMLIKDIIFSQDLQESLSMAAQSKRIGESKVIAAKAEVESAKLMRQAADILSSAPAMQIRYLEAMQAMAKSANSKVIFLPGSSQNLQAFNAINAQETGEGSGFGRNDGNQNDFGGQDPGLQTAINARVVENI from the exons atggcccaggTAAACGGAGGAGGATCTTCTGCTGGCAAGGCCGCTGCGCCTGCATATGACAGCCAGCCCAAGATGAATGTGGAGCCGCCAAGGCAAGAGGATCTCCAACAGAGCTATGCCACTCTTATTGGCAACGATCCAAACCCCAAGGGCTGGTATGGTGCCATGA TCAATACACTCGGTGCCTGCATTGGAACCTTGGGAGCTATCCCCgtttgcttctgctgcccGAACCCTTACAAGAACGTCAACCAGGGTAATGTCGGTCTCATCACCAAATTTGGTCGCTTCTACAAGGCTGTCGACCCTGGCCTGGTCAAAGTGAACCCTCTCAGCGAAAGGCTCCTTCAGATCGATGTCAAGATTCAGACGTCCGAGGTTCCTGAGCAGATCTGCATGACCAAGGACAACGTCACGTTGCGCCTGACCTCTGTCATCTACTACCACATTGTAGCTCCCCATAAGGCTGCCTTTGGCATTTCCAATGTCCGCCAGGCACTGCTGGAGCGTACCCAGACCACACTTCGTCACGTCATCGGAGCCCGTGTTCTTCAGGATGTTATTGAGCGACGCGAGGAAATTGCTGACTCCATTCGCGAAATCATTGAGGACGTTGCCGCGGGTTGGGGTGTCCAGGTTGAAAGCATGCTCATCAAGGACATCATTTTCAGTCAAGATCTCCAGGAGTCTCTCTCAATGGCTGCTCAGAGCAAGCGTATCGGAGAAAGCAAGGTCATCGCAGCCAAGGCTGAG GTCGAATCTGCCAAGTTGATGCGACAGGCTGCCGACATTCTCAGCTCTGCCCCTGCCATGCAGATCCGTTACCTCGAAGCGATgcaggccatggccaagtcggCCAATAGCAAGGTCATCTTCTTGCCTGGCTCAAGCCAGAATCTCCAAGccttcaatgccatcaatgctcAGGAAACTGGCGAGGGCAGCGGCTTTGGGCGAAACGACGGAAACCAAAATGATTTCGGAGGTCAGGACCCCGGTTTGCAAaccgccatcaacgcccGCGTCGTGGAGAACATCTAA
- a CDS encoding 40S ribosomal protein S0 (similar to Metarhizium acridum CQMa 102 XP_007809940.1), with translation MAPNNLPSVLNATTQDIEMLLAAQCHVGSKNLQVHMEPYLWKTRADGVNIINIGKTWEKIVLAARIIVAIDNPADICVISARPYGQRAVLKFAAHTGASSIAGRFTPGSFTNYITRSFKEPRLIIVTDPRTDAQAIKEASYVNIPVIALCDTDSLTEYVDVAIPTNNKGRHAIGTVWWLLAREVLRLRGTIYNRETPWDVMPDLYFYRDPDTEAEEKTEEEKPAEEEAPAAVETAPATGGEWEASAPAFTTGGTWDGAEAGGDWAASGTGEWAEPPKDQSQW, from the exons ATGGCCCCCAACAACCTGCCGTCGGTGCTCAACGCCACCACCCAGGACATTGAGATGCTCCTGGCTGCTCAATGCCATGTTGGCAGCAAGAACCTCCAGGTTCACATGGAGCCTTACCTGTGGAAGACCCGTGCTGATGgtgtcaacatcatcaacattggcaagaCCTG GGAGAAGATCGTCCTCGCTGCccgcatcatcgtcgccatcgaCAACCCCGCCGACATTTGCGTCATCTCCGCCCGTCCCTACGGCCAGCGTGCTGTCCTCAAGTTCGCCGCTCACACTGGTGCCTCTTCCATCGCCGGTCGCTTCACCCCCGGTTCCTTCACCAACTACATCACCCGATCCTTCAAGGAGCCCCGCCTGATTATCGTCACCGACCCCCGCACCGACGCCCAGGCTATCAAGGAGGCTTCCTACGTCAACATTCCCGTCATTGCTCTCTGCGATACCGACTCGCTGACCGAGTATGTTGACGTTGCCATCCCTACCAACAACAAGGGTCGCCACGCCATTGGtactgtctggtggttgcttGCCCGTGAGGTCCTCCGTCTCCGTGGCACCATCTACAACCGCGAGACTCCCTGGGACGTCATGCCCGATCTTTACTTCT ACCGTGACCCCGACACCGAGGCCGAGGAAAAGAccgaggaagagaagcccgccgaggaagaagcccCCGCAGCCGTCGAGACCGCCCCCGCCACCGGCGGTGAATGGGAAGCCTCCGCTCCTGCCTTCACCACCGGCGGAACCTGGGACGGCGCTGAGGCAGGCGGCGACTGGGCCGCCTCCGGCACCGGCGAATGGGCCGAGCCCCCCAAGGACCAGTCCCAGTGGTAG